In Acidobacteriota bacterium, a genomic segment contains:
- the rbsK gene encoding ribokinase yields MTRRSRIAVVGSANVDLTTFSDRFPRAGETIFGDHFDLGWGGKGANQAVAARLCGAEVSMVARVGEDLFGPATIRNFESQGIDASHVRTVAGASSGVAPIFVESNGQNRIIVVKGANDRLMPADVDEAHAVLEAADCVVLQFEIPLDTVYHTVRFAREHGIRCIVNPAPGQPVDLAALAGVDYFVPNETEVETISGMPVRSVEDAEACAAHLVRQGLRRVIVTLGEKGALLAHEGGAELVAPYPVTTKDTTGAGDAFVGSFAVFLGEGLSERDAIARANLYAALSTTSVGTQKSFVTRERFEDEWRAREAGGPGA; encoded by the coding sequence ATGACCAGACGATCCAGGATTGCGGTGGTCGGCAGCGCGAACGTGGACCTGACGACCTTCTCCGATCGGTTCCCGCGGGCGGGAGAGACGATCTTCGGCGACCATTTCGACCTCGGTTGGGGCGGCAAGGGCGCCAACCAGGCGGTGGCCGCCCGGCTGTGCGGTGCCGAAGTGTCGATGGTCGCCCGCGTGGGCGAAGACCTCTTCGGACCTGCGACGATCCGGAACTTCGAGTCGCAGGGCATCGACGCCTCGCACGTCCGCACCGTTGCGGGCGCCTCGAGCGGCGTGGCCCCGATCTTCGTCGAGTCCAACGGCCAGAACCGCATCATCGTCGTCAAGGGGGCCAACGACCGGTTGATGCCCGCCGACGTCGACGAAGCCCACGCCGTGCTCGAAGCAGCCGACTGCGTCGTGTTGCAGTTCGAGATTCCGCTCGACACCGTCTACCACACCGTGCGCTTCGCCCGAGAGCACGGCATCCGCTGCATCGTCAACCCAGCCCCGGGCCAACCGGTGGACCTCGCTGCGCTCGCCGGCGTGGACTACTTCGTGCCCAACGAGACCGAAGTGGAGACGATTAGCGGCATGCCTGTACGATCGGTCGAGGACGCTGAGGCGTGTGCCGCGCACCTCGTGCGACAGGGACTGCGACGCGTGATCGTCACGCTCGGCGAGAAAGGCGCGCTACTGGCGCACGAGGGAGGCGCGGAACTGGTCGCGCCGTATCCTGTCACGACAAAGGACACCACCGGCGCGGGCGACGCGTTCGTCGGCAGCTTCGCCGTGTTCCTGGGTGAAGGGCTGTCTGAACGCGATGCCATAGCGCGGGCGAATCTCTACGCGGCGCTCTCGACCACCAGCGTCGGCACGCAGAAGTCTTTCGTCACGCGCGAGCGGTTCGAGGACGAGTGGCGCGCTCGTGAGGCCGGAGGGCCAGGCGCCTAG
- a CDS encoding membrane dipeptidase, with protein MPTTTRREFLQHALATGAATALTGPRWAAASSPRPPFAYVDGLTFFSPDPADIDASGLSAFICDVSSAERLDSADGAVKYWRSFEACVKSMTATRRRLAAGELAGAFLATRGREIVEAHRAGRTAVFFQIQGGGEAVGEDLWRLETFHELGLRVFQITHHNDNAWGGGAIEREWSGLTKVGHEGVERLDALGMVADLSHVSEPTSLDVLRVSKRPVIVSHSAARAIVPNARCTPDSVIRGVAESGGAFGVFMMSFWLTTAAEPSVEAFVQQVRHVVKVGGIDAAAVANDYTVAGELNAAKVANDNAKAIVNYHAWWDAVGREGVMGFEARPSHVVIPELNNVRRMFLIHEALDRAGFTAGEVEKVMGGNWIRVLTDALG; from the coding sequence ATGCCGACGACCACGCGCCGCGAGTTCCTGCAGCACGCCCTCGCCACCGGAGCGGCCACGGCCCTCACGGGGCCGCGCTGGGCCGCGGCGTCGAGCCCGCGACCACCGTTCGCGTATGTCGACGGGCTGACCTTCTTCAGCCCCGACCCGGCCGACATCGACGCGTCCGGCCTGAGCGCGTTCATCTGCGACGTCTCGTCGGCCGAACGGCTCGACTCCGCCGACGGCGCGGTCAAGTACTGGCGCTCGTTCGAGGCGTGCGTGAAGTCGATGACCGCGACGAGGCGCAGGCTGGCGGCGGGGGAGCTCGCAGGCGCGTTCCTCGCCACCCGGGGTCGGGAGATCGTCGAGGCGCACCGTGCCGGGCGCACTGCCGTGTTCTTCCAGATTCAAGGAGGCGGAGAGGCGGTCGGTGAGGATCTGTGGCGGCTCGAGACGTTCCACGAACTTGGTCTGCGCGTCTTCCAGATCACCCACCACAACGACAACGCGTGGGGTGGAGGGGCGATCGAGCGCGAGTGGAGCGGCCTTACGAAGGTCGGTCATGAAGGCGTGGAGCGGCTCGACGCGCTCGGCATGGTCGCCGATCTCTCGCACGTGTCGGAGCCGACGTCGCTCGACGTGCTCCGCGTCAGTAAGCGCCCAGTGATCGTCTCGCACAGTGCCGCCCGCGCCATCGTGCCGAACGCCCGCTGCACGCCCGACAGCGTCATCAGGGGCGTCGCGGAGTCTGGCGGTGCCTTCGGCGTCTTCATGATGAGCTTCTGGCTGACGACGGCGGCCGAGCCGTCCGTCGAGGCCTTCGTGCAGCAGGTTCGGCACGTGGTGAAGGTGGGCGGCATCGACGCCGCGGCGGTGGCCAACGACTACACCGTGGCGGGCGAGCTGAACGCCGCGAAGGTCGCCAACGACAACGCGAAGGCGATCGTCAATTACCACGCGTGGTGGGACGCGGTGGGCCGCGAGGGTGTCATGGGGTTCGAGGCGCGCCCCTCGCACGTCGTGATTCCGGAGCTCAACAACGTACGGCGCATGTTCCTGATCCACGAGGCGCTCGACCGGGCGGGTTTCACCGCGGGCGAGGTCGAGAAGGTCATGGGCGGCAACTGGATCCGCGTGCTCACCGACGCGCTGGGGTGA
- a CDS encoding ribbon-helix-helix protein, CopG family → MVKITFTLDDDTVASLKRAAERLAMPRSAVVRHSK, encoded by the coding sequence ATGGTCAAGATCACCTTCACGCTCGATGACGACACCGTGGCGTCGCTCAAACGAGCCGCCGAGCGACTGGCCATGCCCCGCAGCGCCGTCGTGCGGCACTCCAAGTGA
- a CDS encoding Zn-dependent hydrolase, whose translation MIHTRREFLATAGRASATATIAAPALGVLGALHVRADEVARIDAARLRADIEALSVFGRPPGGTFADGVSRTAYSDADVAGRRFVMDLLREAGLTPRIDAAGNIFAQRAGREAALPPILFGSHIDSVPEGGNFDGALGSLAGIEAVRTLNRRGTTTRHPLEVVVWAHEEGGTFPNGLNGSRVAAGRLIEGDLEHVYKGLKKADGIRRIGGDPDRLADARRAPGSFHCYLELHIEQGATLDRKRLPIGVVEGVVAISRYEARVRGFANHAGTTAMPDRQDALVAASQLVLAVREIVTSEEGRQVGTVGRLDVSPNATNVVPGEVVAAIELRDLSADKLVRLGKAIEDRAARIARDTNTTIEVKPVGGYAGADATPGVQAAIERAAESLGLECLRMPSGAGHDAQMMATLGPMGMIFVPSIGGVSHSPKELTTWEDCANGADVLLRSVLEVDAMAELK comes from the coding sequence ATGATCCACACCCGCCGTGAGTTCCTTGCGACCGCCGGGCGCGCCTCGGCGACCGCGACCATTGCTGCGCCGGCTCTGGGCGTTCTGGGGGCTCTCCACGTCCGCGCCGACGAGGTCGCCCGCATCGATGCCGCGCGCCTCCGCGCCGACATCGAGGCGTTGAGTGTCTTTGGCAGGCCGCCGGGCGGCACCTTCGCGGACGGGGTCAGCCGGACGGCCTACTCGGACGCCGATGTCGCCGGGCGGCGGTTCGTGATGGACCTCTTGCGCGAGGCCGGCCTGACGCCGCGCATCGACGCGGCCGGCAATATCTTCGCGCAGCGCGCCGGACGCGAGGCGGCGCTGCCGCCGATCCTCTTCGGCTCTCACATCGACTCGGTGCCCGAGGGCGGCAACTTCGACGGCGCCCTCGGCTCGCTGGCCGGCATCGAAGCCGTGCGCACGCTGAACCGGCGCGGCACGACCACCCGTCACCCACTCGAGGTCGTCGTCTGGGCGCACGAGGAGGGGGGCACGTTTCCCAACGGCCTCAACGGCAGTCGCGTCGCGGCCGGCCGCCTGATCGAGGGCGACCTCGAACACGTCTACAAGGGCCTCAAGAAGGCCGACGGCATCCGCCGGATCGGCGGGGATCCCGACCGCCTCGCCGACGCGCGCCGTGCGCCCGGCTCGTTCCACTGCTACCTCGAGCTGCACATCGAGCAGGGTGCGACCCTCGACCGCAAGCGCCTTCCCATCGGCGTCGTCGAGGGCGTCGTCGCGATCTCGCGCTACGAGGCCCGCGTCAGGGGGTTCGCCAATCATGCCGGCACGACCGCCATGCCCGATCGCCAGGATGCCCTCGTGGCCGCCTCGCAGCTCGTGCTGGCCGTGAGGGAGATCGTGACCTCCGAAGAGGGACGCCAGGTCGGAACCGTCGGTCGTCTCGACGTCAGCCCGAACGCAACCAACGTCGTGCCCGGCGAGGTGGTCGCCGCCATCGAGCTGCGTGACCTGTCGGCCGACAAGCTGGTGCGGCTCGGGAAGGCCATCGAGGATCGCGCCGCGAGGATCGCGCGCGACACGAACACCACCATCGAGGTGAAGCCGGTCGGCGGCTACGCGGGTGCCGACGCGACACCGGGCGTTCAGGCCGCCATCGAGCGTGCGGCGGAGAGTCTCGGCCTGGAGTGCCTCCGGATGCCGAGCGGCGCCGGCCACGACGCGCAGATGATGGCCACGCTCGGTCCCATGGGGATGATCTTCGTGCCGAGTATCGGCGGCGTCAGTCACTCACCGAAGGAGCTGACCACCTGGGAGGACTGCGCCAACGGCGCCGACGTCCTGCTCCGCAGCGTGCTCGAGGTGGATGCGATGGCGGAGCTGAAGTAG
- a CDS encoding amidohydrolase family protein, producing MSATIAPAHRRERRLAAAIAVVSLLTPAMVSAQTYDRGVQQASVRTEAGRVAYVLAGRLWIGDLATGRGTVVPTSGGRAGSPVLSEDGSTVVHLEWADAFHTTRIRLRPVVDAEGLEILRSTGDVGDVIDAHFGRRQVVFGLGGEGLFEVSFDGGAPRQLTRGASDRAPRYSSDGRQVAFIRTVGDAQDVHVLSVETGAVHRVQSSIAAGEMVDWSPDDRRFVFDSFDTGAMDLWTLPVEGGLARRLTDDVVQDYWPSWAADGLVYVHRNRRLERIDPSTFAATPVAITSVLPSVDRPALFVRGARVLDVVAGGWTTPQDIAIEGDTIAWVAPAGARPAPTGARIVEASGLYALPGLIDMHVHYRPWMGPLMQRFGVSVMRDMGSDPGVDWILDERQFVRDGHVAGPAILAAGPVVNGSGTGRLGQVLTERLDVLRDTIGWLADAGMDHVKIGSENTEATLATILEVARARGLEVWGHIALVPARRAIGMGQHGIEHMRGLAWGVLTERDLPVPVPRRLTGMRREAAAWWGVSNDELRSLARHMVERKTGWDATLTVMRTFSSAPLPDEVRALLPPAVLSRWDRNAAAGPQPGWAAEDGEAFDRAVRAQEVFLRAYYEAGGPLLTGSDVGPDFVVPGLAIHQEMARFVSMGVTPLDALRAATIHPARALGLADRAGAIDAGRFGDVVLVERDPLADIANTRSIRWVVVRGRVVHGPEAAGETTRP from the coding sequence ATGAGTGCGACGATCGCCCCCGCTCACCGACGCGAGCGGAGACTTGCGGCGGCGATCGCAGTCGTCTCCCTGCTCACGCCGGCGATGGTGTCGGCGCAGACCTACGACCGCGGCGTGCAGCAGGCCAGCGTCCGCACCGAGGCTGGAAGGGTGGCCTATGTGCTCGCCGGCCGGCTGTGGATTGGCGACCTCGCCACGGGGCGCGGCACGGTCGTGCCGACGTCGGGCGGACGCGCGGGCAGTCCCGTTCTGTCGGAGGACGGGTCGACGGTCGTGCACCTCGAGTGGGCCGATGCGTTTCACACGACCCGAATCCGGCTTCGGCCAGTCGTCGATGCCGAGGGCCTGGAGATTCTTCGGTCCACGGGAGACGTTGGCGACGTCATCGACGCCCACTTCGGTCGACGTCAGGTCGTCTTCGGTCTGGGGGGTGAGGGGCTCTTCGAGGTCTCGTTCGACGGTGGGGCACCTCGCCAGCTGACCCGAGGGGCCTCCGATCGTGCGCCGCGTTACTCGTCCGACGGTCGCCAGGTGGCGTTCATCCGGACGGTGGGCGACGCGCAGGACGTCCACGTACTGTCGGTGGAGACTGGCGCCGTGCACCGGGTGCAGTCGAGCATAGCCGCGGGCGAGATGGTCGACTGGTCGCCCGACGACCGGCGCTTCGTCTTCGACTCGTTCGATACCGGCGCGATGGACTTGTGGACGCTTCCGGTCGAGGGTGGGCTCGCTCGTCGTCTCACGGACGACGTCGTCCAGGACTACTGGCCGTCGTGGGCGGCCGACGGCCTCGTCTACGTGCACCGCAACCGGCGTCTCGAACGCATCGATCCGTCGACGTTCGCCGCGACGCCCGTCGCCATCACCTCCGTGCTGCCATCCGTCGATCGCCCGGCGCTGTTCGTGCGTGGCGCGCGCGTGCTCGACGTGGTCGCCGGGGGCTGGACCACCCCGCAGGACATCGCCATCGAAGGCGACACCATTGCCTGGGTAGCGCCAGCCGGGGCGCGACCGGCGCCGACGGGCGCGCGCATCGTCGAGGCGTCGGGCTTGTACGCGCTGCCGGGCCTCATCGACATGCACGTGCACTACCGCCCGTGGATGGGCCCGTTGATGCAGCGGTTTGGCGTGTCGGTCATGCGCGACATGGGTTCGGATCCCGGCGTGGACTGGATTCTCGACGAGCGGCAGTTCGTGCGCGACGGCCACGTGGCCGGACCGGCGATCCTCGCGGCTGGTCCGGTGGTGAACGGCTCGGGTACCGGCCGCCTCGGCCAGGTGCTCACCGAGCGTCTCGACGTGCTGCGCGACACGATTGGCTGGCTGGCCGACGCGGGGATGGACCACGTCAAGATCGGCTCGGAGAACACCGAAGCGACGCTGGCGACGATTCTCGAGGTCGCCCGCGCGCGTGGGCTCGAGGTGTGGGGCCACATCGCGCTCGTGCCGGCCCGCCGGGCCATCGGGATGGGCCAGCACGGCATCGAGCACATGCGCGGCCTCGCGTGGGGAGTGCTGACGGAACGCGATCTGCCCGTTCCCGTGCCCCGCCGGCTCACCGGCATGCGGCGCGAGGCGGCGGCGTGGTGGGGGGTGTCCAACGACGAGCTGCGGTCGCTGGCGAGGCACATGGTCGAGCGGAAGACCGGCTGGGACGCGACGCTCACCGTGATGCGCACCTTCTCGAGCGCGCCGCTGCCAGACGAAGTGCGGGCGCTGCTGCCTCCCGCGGTGCTGAGTCGATGGGATCGCAACGCGGCGGCCGGACCCCAGCCGGGGTGGGCCGCGGAGGACGGCGAGGCGTTCGATCGGGCGGTCCGCGCTCAGGAGGTGTTCCTGCGCGCGTACTACGAGGCGGGTGGACCGCTACTCACCGGCTCCGACGTCGGCCCCGACTTCGTCGTGCCCGGTCTCGCCATCCACCAGGAAATGGCCCGCTTCGTCTCGATGGGCGTGACGCCTCTCGATGCGCTGCGGGCCGCGACGATTCACCCGGCACGCGCGCTCGGCCTGGCCGATCGTGCCGGCGCGATCGACGCCGGCCGATTCGGCGACGTGGTCCTCGTCGAGCGCGACCCGCTTGCCGACATCGCGAACACCCGGAGCATCCGGTGGGTCGTCGTCCGGGGTCGTGTCGTTCACGGGCCCGAGGCAGCGGGTGAGACGACGCGTCCCTGA
- a CDS encoding PD40 domain-containing protein: MNHTIASLGLASILLLAAPGHATATVATRAVSFTVSQGTWMSVDVSPDGKTIVFDLLGDLYTLPIEGGTARRLTEGRAYDTQPRWSPDGRTIAFASDRSGSDNIWTIAPDGSAATAVTSERDGGLTAPAWSPDGQYVVARKDPTLNRRGSAELWLYHRAGGRGVQLTRRDEPSGFNPNGPVFTPDGGSIYFAHGHRVLDYTWVAWQIWRLERQSGRVSQVTTGYRGAVRPAMSPDGRRLAFVRRDHAQSALVVRDLETGAERDVLSGLDRDDQRGTTDYDAHPGFAFTPDGQSLVVGTGGRIQRVAVDGSGSRDIPFTADVAFDLPERPMFTHRLTNDPVRSRIIRWAQFTPRGRVVFETLGKVWMADAGGRPERLTSNAQREYAPAVSPDGRWVAYVSWDDNAGGHLWKLPLEEGTTRTPIQLTRVARQYANPSWSPDGSRIVFSWRPPNVGHTPNVWEDDAWHGIGWVSSQGGETEPVTTVRPRTSGRWFPVPQFSADGTRVFFIEASSATRNDLVSVSLDGTDRRAHARFRYVEEAAVSPDGRQLAFVSMDDVYVTELAAVGAEPLEVDLDRPLLPLRTITRDGGGFLQWSADGRHLSWCYANVAYRLDVNAAGPAASEDPRPEVVAIQVTAPRAVPAGSTLLRGARLITMKGDEVIERGDVLVTDGRIAGVGRSGSLRAPAGVRVVDVRGKTIVPGFVDAHWHGHYQGQEIYPQQKWQYLADLAYGTTTGREVSAPTRDTVAQADLVETGELVGPRVFGTGWPFFFGREGGPNMVVRVESLDDARRHVRRLERNGVTWLKQYLQPRREQRQWLQQAALEEGLMITAEGGGLKVQTTLMLDGYTNFEHSIPVAPLYDDMIQLLARSKTAYTPTFTAGYAKPGSMDYYYATEGVHDDPRARRFMPHDLLDRLTGIRVRFPDNEYHYRVASRSAHDALQAGAIVAVGGHGNHPGIGIHWELWSFVEGGMPVMAALRAATLGGAELLGVDEDLGSIEVGKRADLVVLDADLRADIKRSLAVHLVMKDGRLYDPDELAGMMPPGFATPAAAPAAVR; the protein is encoded by the coding sequence ATGAACCACACGATCGCGTCCCTCGGCCTCGCTTCGATCCTCCTGCTTGCGGCACCGGGGCACGCGACGGCCACCGTGGCAACCAGGGCGGTCTCGTTCACCGTCTCGCAAGGCACCTGGATGAGCGTCGACGTCTCGCCCGACGGGAAGACGATCGTGTTCGACCTGCTGGGCGACCTCTACACGCTGCCCATCGAGGGCGGGACGGCCCGCCGGCTGACCGAGGGGCGGGCCTACGACACGCAGCCGCGCTGGTCGCCCGATGGCCGGACGATCGCGTTCGCGAGCGATCGATCGGGCAGCGACAACATCTGGACCATCGCGCCAGACGGCTCGGCCGCGACCGCGGTCACGAGCGAACGCGACGGGGGCCTCACCGCGCCCGCCTGGTCGCCCGATGGCCAGTACGTCGTCGCCAGGAAGGATCCGACGCTCAACCGGCGAGGCTCTGCGGAACTCTGGTTGTACCACCGGGCTGGCGGACGAGGGGTCCAGTTGACCCGACGCGACGAGCCGTCGGGCTTCAACCCGAACGGCCCCGTGTTCACGCCCGACGGCGGGTCGATCTACTTCGCCCACGGCCACCGCGTGCTCGACTACACCTGGGTGGCCTGGCAGATCTGGCGGCTCGAGCGCCAGAGCGGCCGCGTTTCGCAGGTCACGACCGGTTACCGTGGTGCCGTGCGTCCTGCGATGTCGCCCGATGGACGGCGCCTCGCGTTCGTCCGCCGCGACCACGCGCAGAGCGCCCTGGTCGTTCGCGACCTCGAGACTGGCGCCGAACGCGACGTGCTCTCGGGTCTCGACCGTGACGACCAGCGCGGCACGACCGACTACGATGCCCACCCTGGGTTCGCCTTCACGCCCGACGGTCAGAGTCTCGTCGTCGGAACCGGCGGCCGGATCCAGCGGGTAGCCGTGGACGGGTCGGGAAGCCGCGACATTCCCTTCACCGCGGACGTGGCGTTCGACCTGCCGGAGCGTCCCATGTTCACGCACCGGCTCACCAACGACCCCGTCCGGTCGCGGATCATCCGCTGGGCGCAGTTCACGCCGCGTGGACGGGTCGTCTTCGAGACCCTGGGAAAGGTGTGGATGGCCGACGCCGGCGGCCGCCCCGAGCGGCTCACGTCGAACGCTCAGCGTGAGTACGCGCCGGCCGTCTCGCCGGACGGACGATGGGTCGCGTATGTCAGCTGGGACGACAACGCGGGCGGGCACCTGTGGAAGCTGCCGCTCGAAGAGGGAACGACGCGCACGCCGATTCAGCTGACGCGCGTGGCGCGGCAGTACGCGAACCCGTCGTGGTCGCCTGACGGGTCGAGGATCGTGTTCTCGTGGCGCCCGCCGAACGTCGGGCACACGCCGAACGTGTGGGAAGACGACGCGTGGCACGGCATCGGGTGGGTCTCGTCGCAGGGTGGAGAGACCGAGCCCGTGACGACGGTGCGTCCCCGGACCTCCGGACGCTGGTTCCCGGTGCCGCAGTTCTCGGCCGACGGCACGCGCGTGTTCTTCATCGAAGCCTCGTCAGCGACCCGTAACGACCTCGTCAGCGTCTCGCTCGACGGGACGGACCGTCGCGCCCACGCGCGTTTCCGGTACGTCGAGGAGGCCGCGGTGTCGCCCGACGGGCGGCAGCTCGCCTTCGTGTCGATGGACGACGTGTACGTCACCGAACTGGCCGCGGTGGGCGCCGAGCCTCTCGAGGTGGACCTCGACCGGCCACTGCTGCCGCTCAGGACGATCACGCGGGATGGAGGGGGGTTCCTGCAGTGGAGCGCCGACGGGCGGCACCTCTCGTGGTGCTACGCCAATGTGGCGTATCGGCTCGACGTGAACGCGGCCGGGCCAGCCGCCTCAGAGGATCCACGACCGGAGGTCGTGGCGATCCAGGTCACGGCGCCGCGCGCCGTCCCGGCCGGCAGCACGCTGCTCCGCGGCGCCCGGCTCATTACCATGAAAGGCGACGAGGTCATCGAGCGGGGCGACGTGCTCGTGACGGACGGCCGCATCGCCGGCGTCGGGCGCTCGGGCAGCCTGCGCGCCCCGGCCGGCGTTCGTGTCGTCGACGTACGCGGCAAGACCATCGTTCCGGGCTTCGTCGATGCCCACTGGCACGGCCACTACCAGGGGCAGGAGATCTACCCGCAGCAGAAGTGGCAGTACCTGGCCGATCTCGCGTATGGGACGACGACCGGGCGAGAGGTCTCGGCGCCCACGCGCGACACGGTGGCACAGGCCGACCTCGTCGAGACCGGCGAGCTCGTTGGGCCGCGTGTCTTCGGCACGGGATGGCCGTTCTTCTTCGGCCGTGAGGGCGGCCCCAACATGGTCGTGCGCGTCGAGAGCCTCGACGACGCGCGACGGCACGTCCGGCGGCTCGAGCGGAACGGGGTGACGTGGCTGAAGCAGTACCTGCAACCGCGGCGCGAGCAGCGCCAGTGGCTGCAGCAGGCCGCGCTCGAGGAAGGCCTGATGATCACGGCCGAGGGCGGTGGGCTCAAGGTGCAGACGACGCTGATGCTGGACGGGTACACGAACTTCGAGCACAGCATCCCGGTGGCGCCGCTGTACGACGACATGATCCAGCTGCTGGCTCGCTCGAAGACGGCGTACACGCCCACGTTCACCGCGGGATACGCCAAGCCGGGGTCGATGGACTACTACTACGCGACCGAGGGCGTGCACGACGATCCCAGGGCGCGGCGCTTCATGCCGCACGATCTGCTCGACCGGTTGACGGGCATTCGCGTCCGCTTTCCCGACAACGAGTATCACTACCGCGTCGCGTCGCGCAGCGCACACGACGCGCTGCAGGCCGGCGCCATCGTGGCCGTCGGCGGCCACGGCAACCACCCGGGCATCGGCATCCACTGGGAGCTGTGGTCGTTTGTCGAGGGCGGCATGCCCGTGATGGCCGCGCTGCGGGCCGCGACGCTCGGCGGGGCCGAGTTGCTCGGCGTGGACGAAGACCTCGGCAGCATCGAGGTCGGCAAGCGGGCCGACCTCGTGGTGCTCGACGCCGACCTCCGGGCCGACATCAAGCGGAGCCTCGCCGTGCATTTGGTGATGAAGGACGGGCGCCTCTACGACCCCGATGAACTGGCGGGGATGATGCCGCCTGGGTTCGCGACGCCCGCGGCGGCGCCCGCGGCGGTGCGGTGA
- a CDS encoding sulfatase-like hydrolase/transferase: MTVRRFASVLLLASVWASSACGSPSARRSVLLITIDTLRHDHVTDAIAPELSAVARSAVVFENAISVGPLTLPSHASLFTGQIPPAHGVRDNHIFSLAPDTPTYTAWLKAQGYDTAAFVSAVVLDRRYGLDAGFDAYDDAMPGDGPERSARETLRLAEQWLTTRGTSTKAPFFLWIHLFEPHAPYATGSYAGEVAEVDRELGRFFAALRSLGLWDDTVLGITSDHGESLGEHGEDTHGFFVYDATIRIPWILRAPGLGPGRFPHQVRLLDVMPTMIALADVGGESAALGPVEGVDLAPSLASGGDPDLDAYAETWLPRHQFNWSELKAIRTANAKYIEAPDPELYRWREDPGETRNLVSQEPDVASRLREIVARASASAGRATRRTASDVVEAEKFLALGYIGQAHVPSTGGGDGPRPDPKSRIETYQLVMSALTLSESGRPDEALQALERAERLEPDLTQVHYLKGTILGAQERYREAAAALERTVSLNPRHVLARFKLAMAYFRLGDSDRAEATLEAVIDDEPRNMRAYQNLATIAYARGDLTRAESLARRAIEIDDGYFDGWNTLGAIYVMADRSSDAVQALNRAVAIRPSSGQAHYNLALALQAQGQTQAAAAAADRACALDQRFCQ, encoded by the coding sequence GTGACGGTCAGACGGTTCGCCTCAGTCCTCCTGCTCGCCTCAGTCTGGGCGTCGAGCGCCTGCGGCTCGCCGTCGGCCCGACGGTCCGTCCTCCTCATCACGATCGACACGCTCAGACACGACCACGTCACCGACGCCATCGCCCCGGAGCTGTCGGCGGTGGCCCGCAGTGCGGTGGTCTTCGAGAACGCGATCAGCGTCGGACCGCTGACGCTGCCGTCACACGCTTCGCTCTTCACCGGCCAGATCCCGCCCGCACACGGCGTGCGCGACAACCACATCTTCTCGCTCGCACCCGACACGCCGACCTACACGGCCTGGCTGAAGGCGCAAGGGTACGACACGGCGGCGTTCGTGAGTGCCGTCGTGCTCGACCGCCGCTACGGGCTCGATGCGGGCTTCGACGCCTACGACGACGCGATGCCAGGTGACGGTCCCGAACGCAGCGCCCGCGAGACGCTTCGCCTGGCCGAGCAGTGGCTGACGACGCGCGGCACGTCGACGAAGGCCCCGTTCTTCCTGTGGATCCACCTCTTCGAACCGCATGCGCCCTACGCGACCGGCAGTTACGCGGGGGAAGTCGCCGAAGTCGACCGCGAGCTCGGCCGCTTCTTCGCCGCGTTGCGCTCGCTCGGGTTGTGGGACGACACGGTGCTCGGCATCACCTCCGATCACGGCGAGTCGCTCGGCGAGCACGGCGAGGACACGCACGGCTTCTTCGTCTACGACGCCACGATTCGGATTCCGTGGATCCTCCGCGCGCCTGGGCTGGGTCCCGGTCGCTTTCCGCACCAGGTCCGGCTGCTCGACGTGATGCCGACGATGATCGCGCTCGCCGACGTCGGCGGGGAGTCGGCAGCACTCGGTCCGGTCGAGGGCGTCGACCTCGCACCGTCGCTTGCGAGCGGCGGCGATCCCGACCTCGATGCGTACGCCGAGACGTGGCTGCCTCGACACCAGTTCAACTGGAGCGAGCTGAAGGCCATCCGCACCGCGAACGCCAAGTACATCGAGGCGCCGGATCCCGAGTTGTATCGATGGCGGGAAGACCCGGGCGAAACGCGCAACCTGGTGTCCCAGGAGCCTGACGTGGCGTCGAGGCTGCGCGAGATCGTGGCCCGCGCCTCGGCCAGCGCCGGCAGGGCGACGCGGCGCACGGCGTCGGATGTCGTCGAAGCCGAGAAGTTCCTCGCGCTCGGCTACATCGGGCAGGCGCACGTGCCGTCGACCGGGGGCGGCGACGGGCCCCGTCCCGACCCGAAGAGCAGGATCGAGACCTATCAACTGGTGATGTCGGCACTGACGCTGTCGGAGTCGGGCCGCCCGGACGAGGCGCTCCAGGCGCTCGAGCGCGCCGAGCGTCTCGAGCCCGACCTGACGCAGGTGCACTACCTGAAGGGCACGATCCTCGGCGCCCAGGAGCGCTACCGCGAGGCCGCGGCCGCCCTCGAGCGCACGGTGTCGCTCAATCCGCGGCACGTGCTGGCGCGTTTCAAGCTGGCGATGGCCTACTTCCGGCTCGGCGACAGCGACCGGGCCGAGGCGACGCTGGAGGCCGTCATCGACGACGAGCCCAGGAACATGCGCGCCTACCAGAACCTGGCGACCATCGCTTACGCGCGCGGCGACCTGACACGTGCCGAGTCGCTGGCCCGGCGAGCCATCGAGATCGACGACGGGTACTTCGATGGCTGGAACACGCTCGGCGCGATCTACGTGATGGCCGACCGATCGTCCGACGCGGTGCAGGCGCTGAACCGCGCCGTGGCGATCCGCCCCTCGAGCGGCCAGGCCCACTACAACCTCGCACTGGCCCTGCAGGCGCAGGGTCAGACCCAGGCCGCGGCCGCGGCCGCCGATCGGGCATGCGCCCTCGACCAGCGTTTCTGTCAGTGA